One genomic window of Bradyrhizobium sp. B124 includes the following:
- a CDS encoding TetR/AcrR family transcriptional regulator, with translation MARQATGAAQRVAVAAETLRDEKFNARRVELAEAALETLGELGFARTSLREIAQNSAFTHGVFHYYFSDKLDLICCCVRHYKAKCVTRYDEVVTMARSRDELTEGFLAKLAATLQDEARMHRLWYDLRSQAMFEPAFRKDVLEIDKSLEAMIWRIATRYAELGNRKPASSPAALYALFDGLFQSALLRHLASDEKAIPDLLDEVRRLLPTIC, from the coding sequence ATGGCGCGGCAAGCGACGGGAGCGGCCCAACGCGTGGCGGTGGCGGCCGAGACGCTGCGCGACGAGAAGTTCAACGCACGACGCGTCGAGCTTGCGGAGGCCGCGCTGGAAACGCTCGGCGAACTCGGCTTCGCGCGCACCAGCCTGCGCGAGATCGCGCAGAACTCCGCCTTCACGCACGGCGTGTTTCACTACTACTTCAGCGACAAGCTCGATCTGATCTGCTGCTGCGTCCGTCACTACAAGGCGAAATGCGTCACGCGCTACGACGAGGTGGTGACGATGGCACGAAGCCGCGACGAATTGACCGAAGGCTTCCTCGCCAAGCTCGCGGCGACGTTGCAGGACGAAGCCCGCATGCACCGGCTCTGGTACGATCTGCGCTCGCAGGCGATGTTCGAGCCCGCGTTTCGCAAGGACGTGCTCGAGATCGACAAGAGCCTGGAGGCGATGATCTGGCGCATCGCCACGCGCTACGCAGAGTTGGGCAACAGGAAGCCGGCATCGTCTCCGGCTGCGCTCTACGCGCTATTCGACGGCCTGTTCCAGAGCGCGCTGCTCAGGCACCTCGCCAGCGACGAGAAGGCGATCCCCGATCTGCTCGACGAAGTCCGCCGTCTGCTGCCGACGATCTGCTGA
- a CDS encoding SDR family oxidoreductase — translation MSAKSLEGRKALVTGGARGIGAAIAQALARSGAAVMIGDILDDAGKASAAEIAKAGVKTGFVKLDVTDDAQWERAVAATVETLGGYDILINNAGIEITSLVADIKAEDARRMCDVNIVGTVLGMKHAFRAMRPGGAAGKGGAVVNIASVAATIAFPSIAVYSGTKSAVDRMTRVGAMEAGKLGYGVRVNCIYPGLIPTDMGLQLANDIVKIGLAPDVNAAVGSVVEQTPLGKLAEVSDIADAAVFLCSNEARFITGIGLPVDGGMGM, via the coding sequence ATGAGTGCGAAGAGCCTTGAAGGCAGGAAAGCCCTGGTCACCGGCGGCGCCCGGGGGATTGGCGCGGCGATCGCGCAGGCGCTGGCGCGCTCCGGCGCCGCGGTCATGATCGGTGATATTCTCGACGATGCCGGCAAGGCCAGCGCCGCCGAGATCGCCAAGGCCGGGGTGAAGACCGGCTTCGTCAAGCTCGACGTCACCGACGATGCGCAATGGGAGCGGGCCGTCGCCGCAACGGTCGAAACCCTCGGCGGTTACGACATCCTGATCAACAATGCCGGCATCGAGATCACCTCGCTGGTCGCCGACATCAAGGCTGAGGACGCGCGCCGCATGTGCGACGTCAACATCGTCGGCACCGTGCTCGGCATGAAGCACGCCTTCCGTGCGATGCGGCCGGGCGGAGCCGCGGGCAAGGGCGGCGCAGTCGTCAACATCGCCTCGGTCGCAGCGACGATCGCCTTTCCGAGCATCGCCGTCTACTCCGGCACGAAATCCGCCGTCGATCGCATGACGCGGGTCGGCGCGATGGAAGCCGGCAAGCTCGGCTATGGGGTGCGGGTGAATTGCATCTATCCCGGCCTGATCCCGACCGACATGGGCCTGCAGCTCGCCAATGACATCGTGAAGATCGGTCTCGCGCCCGACGTCAATGCCGCCGTCGGCTCCGTGGTGGAGCAGACGCCGCTCGGCAAGCTCGCCGAGGTCTCCGACATCGCCGACGCCGCGGTGTTCCTGTGCTCGAACGAGGCCCGCTTCATCACCGGCATCGGCCTGCCGGTCGATGGCGGCATGGGCATGTAG
- a CDS encoding DUF5938 domain-containing protein: MSEKKPVIVYGASGYTGRLVCEYLREYNIPFIAAGRSGEKLNAAMKSNVAGIETADYEVVTVPHTAAALTELFKGASVVLNTVGPFAKFGNEVVQACLAAKCHYTDTTGEQDWLITLEQEFGTKFASAGLLLAPGIAQMYTTGEIAAQLCLETPGLDTLDIAVFWGGSPTIASTQTILVNAAMAKAYYLEQNKYVEHQPDAGLYNLAIPGQHELALALPWGGTSHPVWFKRDPRVANVKVLGGVFNRALMLGVPQIVAAALEATKDMKPDERYAALAQTAAGVMNTMPPRENPRVNKSLDSVYASGPLGRAHCVIYGNSNYKQTGMLQAFAAAYLLQQPPKRVGFASACQAFGHHELLGQLRSFGLVGKPVLTVHD; this comes from the coding sequence ATGAGCGAGAAGAAGCCCGTCATCGTCTATGGCGCTTCCGGCTACACCGGCCGGCTGGTCTGCGAATATCTGCGCGAGTACAACATCCCCTTCATCGCCGCCGGTCGCAGCGGCGAGAAGCTCAATGCCGCGATGAAGTCGAACGTGGCCGGCATCGAGACCGCCGACTACGAGGTGGTGACGGTGCCGCACACCGCGGCGGCGCTGACCGAATTGTTCAAGGGCGCCTCGGTCGTGCTCAACACCGTGGGTCCGTTCGCCAAGTTCGGCAACGAGGTGGTGCAGGCCTGCCTGGCTGCCAAGTGTCACTACACCGACACGACAGGCGAGCAGGACTGGCTGATCACGCTCGAACAGGAGTTTGGCACGAAGTTCGCCAGTGCCGGCCTGCTGCTGGCGCCGGGCATCGCGCAGATGTACACCACCGGCGAGATCGCCGCGCAGCTGTGCCTGGAGACGCCCGGCCTCGACACCCTGGACATCGCCGTGTTCTGGGGCGGCAGCCCGACCATCGCCTCGACGCAGACCATCCTGGTCAACGCCGCGATGGCCAAGGCCTACTACCTGGAGCAGAACAAGTACGTCGAGCATCAGCCGGATGCCGGCCTCTACAACCTCGCCATCCCCGGCCAGCACGAGCTGGCGCTGGCGCTGCCCTGGGGCGGCACCTCGCACCCGGTGTGGTTCAAGCGCGATCCGCGCGTGGCCAACGTGAAGGTGCTGGGCGGCGTGTTCAACCGCGCGCTGATGCTGGGCGTGCCGCAAATCGTCGCCGCGGCGCTGGAGGCGACCAAGGACATGAAGCCCGACGAGCGCTACGCCGCGCTGGCGCAGACCGCGGCCGGCGTGATGAACACCATGCCGCCGCGCGAGAACCCGCGCGTCAACAAGTCGTTGGATTCGGTGTATGCCTCCGGCCCGCTGGGGCGCGCGCACTGCGTCATCTACGGCAACAGCAACTACAAGCAGACCGGCATGCTGCAGGCCTTTGCCGCGGCGTACCTGCTGCAGCAGCCGCCCAAGCGCGTGGGCTTCGCCTCCGCCTGCCAGGCGTTCGGCCATCACGAGCTGCTCGGGCAATTGCGCAGTTTCGGCCTGGTCGGCAAGCCGGTCCTGACCGTGCACGATTGA
- the ptsN gene encoding PTS IIA-like nitrogen regulatory protein PtsN yields MPITDLVAPEAILPALKVISKKQALQELAARASALTGQNERAVFEVLLQREKLGTTAVGYGVAIPHGKLPKLEKLFGFFARLERPIDFEAMDGQPVDLIFLLLAPEGAGADHLKALARIARLLRDQDVAKKLRASRDAQAIYSVLALPPASAA; encoded by the coding sequence CCGAGGCGATTCTCCCGGCTTTGAAAGTCATCAGCAAGAAGCAGGCGCTGCAGGAACTCGCCGCGCGCGCTTCGGCTTTGACCGGGCAGAACGAACGCGCGGTGTTCGAAGTGCTGCTGCAGCGCGAGAAGCTCGGCACCACGGCCGTCGGCTATGGCGTCGCCATTCCGCACGGCAAGCTGCCCAAGCTGGAAAAGCTGTTCGGCTTCTTCGCTCGCCTCGAGCGCCCGATCGATTTCGAGGCGATGGATGGCCAGCCGGTCGATCTGATCTTCCTGCTGCTGGCACCGGAAGGTGCCGGCGCCGATCACCTCAAGGCGCTGGCGCGCATCGCCCGCCTGCTGCGCGACCAGGACGTCGCCAAGAAGCTGCGTGCCTCGCGCGACGCGCAGGCGATCTACTCGGTGCTCGCGCTGCCGCCGGCGAGCGCGGCGTAA